Below is a genomic region from Asterias amurensis chromosome 4, ASM3211899v1.
TACTCTGTATGTGTTGGACAGAACACATCTGGTTAAATCGATTGAATTCTCCCAGGCATGTCTATGTATTATTAGTTATTTGTCAGGGTGGACAAGATTAATTGCTGCGTCGGCTCCACATTGGCAAAGAGAGGAGTATGAACTAGTTGAGTGGTTGGGTttaaacggggggggggggggggggctggggtgGATATAGTCTGGTACATTGCAAGTGGGGATAACAGAGGTCTGACTCTTCCCCCTTTTTAATAGTAGACTTTCACAAACCAATAAGAGATGTTTAATGGTATCTTTTCAAACTGGGTATGAACAAATGTTAGTCATAATCCTGTTCATTGGTGTGCAGGTATTCCTTATTTGACTTCATAAATTTGCACACCCACTCCCGGTGTATATTGTTTGCTTAGGTCAGCCAAGTAAGGCCCACCGTACACACCCAAGTTCATTTGGTAGTAAACCTTCCTGAAACCACCctaactccttaggagtatgcagcaccgacTAAATGGATGCTTAACATTGACGTCATCAATCAATGTGCACACCCACTCCCGGTGTGTACTTCTTGTTTTGCTTatttcaagtcaagtcaagtatCCCCCCTCAAAGCACCTTACAATACTTTTACCCAATGAACATGAGCCTTTCTGAAACCAGCataactccttaggagtatgcgtCACCGTCAATCCAAATCGGCGCACATGCTGATAATCGTTTACACAAACACGCTCTTCCCTCGCCGGTACCCACTTATCCCCCCCATATCCCCTCCCCCATACCCCTCCCCCCACCCTGGATGATGAGAATCAACTAAAGGGTTTTGCCCACAGGGACACACGTGTCTTGACCGGGAGTTGATCCCACTCCTTAATGCTTGGTAGTTACCCCCCTGAAACTTCCGTGGGGGAACTTGGCAAGGAGGTTAGGAGAGTGTCATCTAATTCGGTTTTGCACTATTGTTGTATGTTTGGGCTCTTATTACCTTTTGAAGGTTTGATGGGATATGGAATCTATGGGGGATTGTTGAAGATCATTCCATAATTTTAATGTTCTTGGGGAAACAGATTTTTCATAGTTTGTAGATGAGATACAAGGTATTTTAAACTGATTGTCGTTGCCCTTTCAGATTTAGCCCTCTGGGGTTTACATGATGGTTCATTGGTCAGAAGGCAAGCGACAcgctacactgtaaaaaaattgggtaaaatattgcccaactttttacccaactaagggcgaatagtgaactcctccaacttttgggcaaaatattaccCATTCAAATTGGGCAAACTTTTTGCCCATTACTTGGGTAATCAAACTTATCCCAACAGTTGGGCAGTATCTTTCACCAACTTATTGGGTAAAAACTATTTAACCATAAGATGAGCACAATTTGCCGCCCAACCGTTGGTTAAAATTTAACCAGTTATTGAGTAAATATGTTCACCCATTTAATGGTAAAATTGTGCTTAATTCGACCAACTATTGGGTCTATTATTGTCTACAGTTGGTCATTTTATAACTGCTATAATGATAGATTGCTGTCCAACCCTTTGCCCAATGTTGAGCGAGGTTGTTCAACTGTTGGTAAACTACGCCATTGACATACAGAAAACAAACCTGACAACAATCTTGATTGAATCGATGATTTGATTTATTGCACTTAATTTGTAAAATCACATACTTCAAAACCGCAACAAGTTAAAACAGTTTACTTAAAAAATActctttcaaaattatttatttgaaatgtttGTATCAGGCCTATTTCAGTTAGAGTTATCCACTATGCATCTTAATTTTGCAATCAATGAAATGTTTTGCAGTCCAAATCAAGGTTTATCTCTTGCAAAtacacaataattttgttttgacaaacaAGTCAATCACTCTccttcaataataatatttgaaggtaaAACTTTGTCCGcaacaatatttcaaaacttgtaaatattttcaaaacttttagaacaaaacaaatttaaagcaaaataatgatagaaaaatacattctatgaaattggaaccaggacccaatttcggCTCTGCTTATTGTCagcaaagaattggcgcttacggcggaagcagggaattctgcgcttatgtcaagcgtatCTCACAGGTTAGTAGGGAATGTTTGCTTGAGGCTACTAGGCATTATTTGCTTACACACAACTAGCGCAAAACTTTGGCGCTATCACAGTGAGCATATAATGGTGGTTGTAAGCGTAGAACtcggcgataagcagagccatgaaaaggGGCCCTGGTTGGGCCCAATTCATAAAACCtgcaagcacaacaaatttgctgagcacaaaaatttgtttgtttagcaaGAAAAAGTTACCAGCTAGAACACCATACAGTTATCATTGCTGCGACTAACCCAGTCATTTCTTGCTAAGCCaaaatatttgctaagcagaattttcagcagaaaatacttgTTAGCAAATGTCTTTGTTAAGCTTAAAAAATGAGTGGAGAACCAGtggcaacaatgtaaacttcatgAAACTTTTGCTGGTAATCTGTTTTTAgaaaagcaagatttttctctgcgatttgttgtgcttacaggctttctgAACTTGGGCCCTGGTGATGAACATCATGATGTGAGCATAAAATATCAGTAGTGTTAATCTCAGGATAAATCCCATTAACCGAGCTCTGTATATACATGTTCTGTGATCCAGTTTTTCAACAGGTAGTGATTTTTGGTGCAGATTTCCTAAAAATTGTAGCCTTCACTTCAGATTTAAGGAAACAATAGTAGTTCTGCTGCAGACTGTCTAAATATTGAAACTCACTTTTCAGATTGAAGAAACAACGTTTGTCTTTACTGCAGATTGCCTAAAAATGGGATTCTACTCTTAAGATTTTCAAAAATAGTCGTCTTCGCTGCTGATTATCCAAATATTGTACCATTCtcttcaaatttaaaaaaaagtataggTCTTCACTGCAGGTGGGCTAAAGCCTACTTTTCATTCATTAGTCTTTGTTTTAtcgtttgtgtgtttgttcatAATGTGCTTCTATGACCAATGCACCTAAAATCAGTCACTACTTTTTAagtgtccttttttttttttaaatacaataaGAGGTAACCAAGAGGTaactttcaaattaaaaacaaaacctctTTTTAACATTTACACAACTTTATCGAAGTAACTTTAAACTAGTATttcagaagtaattttttactgAAGCAGTGAAAACATCACATGCACAGTAATTTTACTTGAACAACAAAACAGTTATAACCCTGATCTCCTCTTTTTTATACAAGCAAAACTTGTAACACAGTGTGGCTAAGGTGCAAGTGTCTTGTAGGAAATAAATGCACGTAAGGCCCTCATTGTGTTTGACTCCTTTCTCCCTTTGAGTGCCTGCTTGAACACAAATGACTGAAAGAAAGACCACAGCCCTTTGCAGCTGTCTTGATAACTACAGTCCAACACAAAGTGTAGTTTATAGCAAATGTCCACAGCTTTCAACAATGAGGACTGTGGCAGAGCTTGCTTCTCCACTATGACGAAGATGTCTGTTGGTTGAAGTTCACTTACGTCTCGATGCAATGCCAGTATGAATGGTTGAGGACGCTTCTCTGAATCGATTTTCTTCAAGTAGGCTGGGATGTTAGTTATATCCTGCAATAACATttagaaattaaacaaattagtttAAATATCTTAAATAGTATTcctaaatacctcagacagtttcgctattcctagtGGTGGAGAGCGcttcacgtgggggtgtttaaacggttgataatgaccagctggagctctgtttataaccggttgtcttctgatactacgcgctagtcttggtgcaagacgtttcttgttatgggcgatgtcggtgagttggccgtgatgtgtgtgaaaggaaaacgagaacgtcttgcaccaagactatacgtgCACGAACAAAACCGGAAATTGTAGAATGTAGAAaataggcgtctcagtcataacaatgcaatacacgaacgtacagagctcaagcacgtcggaaacggataagttttacacagtttcttattttattacgctttttaaccaaaaaggcattatGAATGAGATTAAAAGAGcagtgactcgttctttaacggccgtttaaaaccttcgGGCCTCGGgactttatcacacggcaacgaccctgcctgttttaaacggccttTAAAGAACTCATTGCTACCCTTTTATTACCTTATTAATATTCATTGACACACCATTTTTCTGTATTTAAACAAAGTGCCAGTTTCATGGTACATGTACTCCATATTACACTATCCTGCACTTGTACCATTCTGTGCAGTGAGTTACTATTGCACCTTTATAATGACAACACTTTTCACCCACAACGATTATGAATACACAACTATCACTTTCATTAGATAAACGAGTCAGTCTAGAGGACTATTAAGaccaaaatttacaaaaaaaaaatttgactgCTTCGGTCTGAAAATTAGACAGGGGTCACATAAATGACAGATAGCATTGTGATCAAAGGAGAAGACTTTGAGGTTACTAATCAGCTATCAGAACTGTACTTACCGGTTGGGTATCAATAAATGCTTCTCGCTTAGAAGCATTGCTGGAGGAACATCTGCCACCTGCTGCCTTTCTCTGTCCCTCAAAAATAAGAGGCAGGAAAAATAGAGACAAGTTGGTTTGCTGATCTGTGtggaaacaatacaaaaataatatgtaTAAGGTTTGTGTTTTAATTCTGTGTACCTATGCTTGACTGTGTCATATTATCATACCATAATTTTATTTACCAAGTATAAAATGATGGCGTGAGGGTCAAGTTAAAAAGTAATGATTAACAATGACATCAATTACCcctttctttacaggtttgggCAATGACTCTAGCCTATTAGACTCCTTCTGCCTGTATGAAGCCCTATACCAAAAGCACTTATACAAATAACTGACAGAATTTGCCCAGATCCAAGCCATGGTTTAAAAAGGGCCTTACTAGATCAAAGGGGGTTGCatagcttttttttttgccgtATACTATTTCCTTGTACTTTAATCTGATGTAAAGGTAGGTAAATACAATTGCATTGTCTGCATGTAGAtggaaaattgtttttaaaacattcacATTGGAAGTTtatcaaatttacattttactgAGGGAATTTTGAATCTCGAGGGTTGGGACATCTTATTTGGGGTACgtgccccccacccccaccccacccactCCCCTATAGTTACACCACTGAGAtcattccttgctctatggtctaaTGTACTGTATGTGATGGTATAAATGCTACCTTCAGACAGAGTTGCATAGTCACTGCACGTTAGTTGAAGAACTTCCTTCCATACACTGCAATGCTGTATCCCAAACTCTATGATGCTGCTTTTTATAGATGTCCAGTTGTCCATTAGTCGATCTGCATGATCAGGATACATCATTTTGTACTCCTCTTCAATCTATGACATTAATTAGAATAAACAGTCCTTGAGTTTTTTATTAATCTTAAATGATTTATCCTGTATTTCAATATATGCAGaatgacaacaaaaatgaaagGGCTCTATGATCTTTTTTCATAAAAATCACAAATAATGAACAGTTGGTAGGTTTTAACACACATTGTATTACCACAAGGCAATTTAAACTATCTGTAACACACAGGGATATACGCAATTTGATGAAATGGACCAACAGTCAACTTTTCTATTAAGGGttctttaaagtttgttttaattaCTATTCATGCTTACCATCCCTTCATCCAACAGTCTTGGATACTCTGCAATGATTTCTCTGACTGTTCTAGCTTTGTCGTTGATCCACTCCCTTCTGTACTTCAAACTATCTCGCATGTAGTCAATCACCTTGGTAGCTGGTTCTGTATTGTCCTTCAACCACTGGATCTTGTCTTTAGTAGAATCAGACATCTCAAGAGGTTCCACATCAGGGTCAGCCTCTGCTCCACTCTTAGCTGTAACTATGAATGAAAGTCAATAGCAATTGCAAATTTATGTGTAATCACTAAAACTGTGTTTGGTGGTTAAGCATACTATGGTCAATTTACCTCAAATTGTTTTTGGGGGATGCCATAGAATGTGTGAATCAACAAGGTTGTAAGGGtatttaatttaaatgtttCAAGCTGCATCTTATAAAAATGACAAGTCCCATTTTCCAGTGCTGGAGGTGTCAAGACTGGTCTCAGACTCGAGACAGTCTTGAATCATTTTATTTGTGTACTCGGACTCGGATTTGGTCTTGGATTACAATGACTCGAACTCTGCTGGTGTGGACTTGAACAACAGCACTGTCAGTTTCTTAAACACAaatttgagtttaaatttttcattttgcagaaAAGTACATGATGAATTCAAGTAAGACTTACTTTTCTCTGAAGCTTTAGTAGACAAGCCCTTCTGAATCAGTTGTTTGCGAACATAACGAAGATGTTCTTCAAGGTATCCAGAGGCAGGACATTTGCTAGCTCCTTTTGTATAGAATGCTTCCTAAAAATAACCAATTCATATCTCAGTGTgaatatttaaatataaataaaccaAGTGGTAGCTTAAAAGAGTAAGTTTGTTCTACCTGttcagattttcaaaataaaacagaaatacCAAAGTAAAAGTGAAACGTGAGTACTTACATATCCAGTGATCCCCTGTGGGTCTTTCAGTTGTGGAAACACCGTGATGACACTGTCAGCAAGAGCACTTTTCACATATGCGCTTGGACTGCAATTAAAATGGAACAGATATTGTAGACTTACATGTGTTTATGCTGCTACTAACAACTAGTAAACTAAGAAAAGAAATGGCAGTATGAATCAAGTGAAACTAAATCAATAACATGTTAAGTTAAAATAGTATGTAACAATAGTCCACACTGGTTTGCAGCTATAAAACTTGtgacacatacatgtaacatgaaTGCCAAACAATTGGCACATGGTTTTACAACGAACAACATAAAGGTACAGTAGCAAAAGCCAAGAACTTGTACTTTTTAGCCCAAATATAACTTACTTTTTCCCATGAGTCTCCATGAGGTGTGAAACAAGAATGCTCACAAGATTATGCCGCatcttttttgacaaaaaaccaTGTGTCCTGATGTGCTGTATCACATTTTGCCCTCCAACTGTGTTGTTGAGAATATTCTTGACATCCTGAAATCAACAAATTAAAGGTGTTACTCATTTTGAGTAaatccaacaaaacaaaaaagtgtctCCATCTTTGTTGCCCTTTATTTGAGTTATTTTATACTTTCTTTACAGAAAAATGCATATTCTTGCTACAATACTCTTTATTTTCCCATGATTATACTTACAAACAAGCACTTCCTCTGACGTTTGGCAGGTGCCATCTGTGACGAGGGAAAAAGTGTCTCTGTTGACGAGGCTGAATCTGAAAAAAGGTCGGGTTGTGTAGACACTGATCCTGAACTGTTCAGGTCCGATTGTTTGAATGAAGCCGATATCCATGATCCAACATCGGAactttcttgaagaagattaatGGGAATGTTCACGACTTCCTTCTGCTGAAActacaaataacaaaatataacaacaattaaaatagaaaaacaacaaataaaaattattcaatttacatgtatgtgacacccccccccccaagaaaaaggGGGGAGGAAACAGTGTTTCTGCAAAAGTTGGTAATTCCCTCACGtattagacttgactcaagtcccaatcccgtgccatcccaagaaaactactgttttgtgttgttctgcattcccaaacctgttccgcatgcgggacagggacttgacgatgtcgcagtcgcctggtatgtaaatgtattcacttatgaatatgtaacattgttatgtgatacgttttgaccaaccaaacgcacccaaaaagaagactagttcatttgtcatttgtgggttaagtacttagttgatgattgaaatacaatttttaataaccaattaattataataaaaaaatgttcatttgaatttaagtaatatgttgtaacatacattggggtcattttttttcttcaaaatttgaattttgggaagtgcaataaaacgacttatgacaccgacacccccttgcctgctaatgagtttacccgccCCACTGTCTTCCACACTGTGATGTCACggagtataatgaatatttttctGGCGGGGCAGCGcttccacgctcccattggttttgtacatctccccatttggggagGTTTTCCTATaacgtgcagagtaagaaacgacatcgtcaagtcccattctcgggaccacatttttgacggcgagcgcgcactatactgtgtatgctacgtgttgttttatagtaagtttgggtatacatgtatgcttagggacctctcacacgagaatgggacttgagtATCTATTGTAACAAAGTCATTCTCAGAGAACAAATGAATGACAAGTTTT
It encodes:
- the LOC139936525 gene encoding uncharacterized protein — encoded protein: MVDQMLDEWGVSQLKDTFAENYIDAEALQFLSEEDIKQLIPQIGLRVKFMQNWKVHFQQKEVVNIPINLLQESSDVGSWISASFKQSDLNSSGSVSTQPDLFSDSASSTETLFPSSQMAPAKRQRKCLFDVKNILNNTVGGQNVIQHIRTHGFLSKKMRHNLVSILVSHLMETHGKNPSAYVKSALADSVITVFPQLKDPQGITGYEAFYTKGASKCPASGYLEEHLRYVRKQLIQKGLSTKASEKITAKSGAEADPDVEPLEMSDSTKDKIQWLKDNTEPATKVIDYMRDSLKYRREWINDKARTVREIIAEYPRLLDEGMIEEEYKMMYPDHADRLMDNWTSIKSSIIEFGIQHCSVWKEVLQLTCSDYATLSEDQQTNLSLFFLPLIFEGQRKAAGGRCSSSNASKREAFIDTQPDITNIPAYLKKIDSEKRPQPFILALHRDVSELQPTDIFVIVEKQALPQSSLLKAVDICYKLHFVLDCSYQDSCKGLWSFFQSFVFKQALKGRKESNTMRALRAFISYKTLAP